The Zalophus californianus isolate mZalCal1 chromosome X, mZalCal1.pri.v2, whole genome shotgun sequence genome window below encodes:
- the LOC113930228 gene encoding melanoma-associated antigen D4 codes for MAEGSYRMESETYNVEDMDEGSDEVGEEEMVEGNDYEEFGAFGGYGTLTSFDIRILRAFGSLGPGLRILSNEPWELENPMLARTLMEAFQLDPETLANEAAARAANVARAAASNRAARAAAAAARATYNQVVAHRPVATDPASGEATQPVTSAAQAQAAAPETTRAAPHVSQMLVNSEVAAPGAPATSTQPQTASQAQEAATEGPSTACAFAQAPCASEMDATRPKTAFLGQNDVFDFTQPAGVSGMAFPRPKRPAPAQEAAPEGPSAASSGVPPAAPAREGAATRPKTTKSGKALAKTRWVEPQNVVAAPATKAKMAPSIPEPEGAAATAQHSAEPWVRMGGKRTKKSKHLDDEYESSEEEREPPAVPQTWRASQPPLTVRAQVAPRPPMALRSQVPSRHVLCLPPRNVTLLQERANKLVKYLMIKDYKKIPIKRSDMMKDVIREYDEHFPEIIERATYTLEKKFGIHLKEIDKEEHLYILVCTRDSSARLLGKTKDTPRLSLLLVILGVIFMNGNRASEAVLWEALRKMGLRPGVRHPFLGDLRKLITEDFVKQKYLEYKKIPNSSPPEYEFLWGLRARHETSKMRVLRFIAQNQNRDPREWKAHFLEAVDDAFKTMDVDMAEEHARAQMRAQMNIGDEALIGRWSWDDIQVELLTWDEDGDFGDAWARIPFAFWARYHQYILNSNRANRRATWRAGVSSGTNGGASTSILDGPSTSSTIRTRNAARTSANFFSWIQQR; via the exons ATGGCTGAGGGAAGCTACCGCATGGAATCGGAAACCTACAACGTTGAAGACATGGACGAGGGTAGTGATGAAGTCGGGGAGGAGGAGATGGTTGAAGGAAACGACTATGAAGAATTCGGTGCTTTTGGAGGCTACGGCACCCTCACCAGCTTTGACATCCGTATCCTCAGAGCCTTTGGGAGCTTGGGTCCAGGCCTTCGCATCTTATCG AATGAGCCCTGGGAACTGGAAAACCCTATGCTGGCTAGGACTCTGATGGAGGCATTTCAGCTGGATCCAGAGACACTTGCCAATGAGGCTGCCGCCCGTGCCGCCAACGTAGCCCGCGCGGCCGCCTCCAACCGTGCTGCTAGggccgccgctgctgccgcccGTGCGACCTATAATCAGGTGGTCGCTCACCGCCCGGTGGCCACAGACCCGGCTTCAGGAGAAGCTACCCAGCCCGTGACCTCTGCGGCCCAGGCTCAGGCAGCCGCCCCTGAGACAACCCGTGCTGCTCCGCACGTCTCCCAGATGCTAGTCAACAGTGAGGTGGCCGCCCCGGGGGCTCCGGCAACGTCCACACAGCCCCAGACGGCCTCCCAGGCCCAGGAGGCCGCTACCGAGGGCCCTAGTACCGCCTGTGCTTTCGCTCAGGCTCCCTGTGCTAGTGAGATGGATGCCACCCGGCCCAAGACAGCCTTCCTGGGTCAGAACGATGTCTTTGATTTCACCCAGCCGGCAGGTGTCAGTGGCATGGCCTTCCCACGCCCCAAGAGACCTGCCCCAGCCCAAGAGGCTGCCCCAGAGGGCCCCAGTGCTGCCTCCTCAGGGGTGCCCCCGGCAGCACCTGCTAGGGAAGGGGCAGCCACCCGGCCCAAGACGACCAAGTCCGGAAAGGCTCTGGCCAAGACTCGGTGGGTGGAGCCTCAGAATGTTGTGGCAGCCCCTGCCACCAAGGCCAAGATGGCCCCGAGCATCCCTGAGCCCGAGGGTGCAGCTGCCACCGCTCAGCACAGTGCTGAGCCCTGGGTCAGGATGGGAGGCAAGAGGACCAAGAAG TCCAAGCACCTGGATGACGAATATGAGAGCAGCGAGGAGGAGAGAGAGCCTCCTGCGGTCCCACAGACCTGGAGAGCATCGCAGCCCCCATTGACGGTGCGGGCTCAGGTGGCTCCCCGGCCCCCAATGGCCCTGAGGTCCCAGGTACCCTCAAGACACGTACTGTGCTTGCCACCCCGGAACGTGACCCTTCTGCAAGAGAGG GCGAATAAGTTGGTGAAATATCTGATGATTAAGGACTACAAGAAGATCCCCATCAAGCGCTCAG ACATGATGAAGGACGTCATCCGAGAATACGACGAACATTTCCCTGAGATCATTGAACGAGCAACATATACTCTGGAGAAG AAGTTTGGGATCCATCTGAAGGAAATTGACAAGGAAGAACACCTGTACATTCTTGTGTGCACACGGGATTCCTCAGCTCGCCTCCTGGGAAA GACCAAGGACACTCCCAGGCTGAGCCTCCTCTTGGTGATTCTGGGAGTCATTTTCATGAATGGCAACCGTGCCAGCGAGG CTGTCCTCTGGGAGGCACTACGCAAGATGGGACTGCGCCCTGG GGTGAGGCACCCATTCCTTGGAGATCTGAGGAAGCTCATTACGGAGGACTTCGTGAAGCAGAA GTACCTGGAATACAAGAAGATCCCCAACAGCAGCCCACCCGAGTATGAATTCCTCTGGGGCCTGCGAGCCCGCCACGAGACCAGCAAGATGAGGGTGCTGAGATTCATCGCCCAG AATCAGAACCGAGACCCCCGGGAATGGAAGGCTCATTTCTTGGAGGCTGTGGATGATGCTTTCAAGACGATGGATGTGGATATGGCTGAGGAACATGCCAGGGCCCAGATGAGAGCCCAGATGAACATCGGGGATGAAGCTCTGATTGGACGCTGGAGCTGGGATGACATACAGGTGGAGCTCCTGACCTGGGATGAGGATGGAGATTTTGGCGACGCCTGGGCCAGGATCCCCTTCGCTTTCTGGGCCAGATACCATCAGTACATTCTGAATAGCAACCGTGCCAACCGGAGAGCCACGTGGAGAGCTGGCGTCAGCAGTGGCACCAACGGTGGGGCCAGCACCAGCATTCTAGATGGGCCCAGCACCAGCTCCACCATCCGGACCAGAAATGCCGCCAGAACGAGTGCCAACTTCTTCTCCTGGATCCA ACAACGCTGA